The sequence TGCATCGTAACATGCAAAGGTGCTTGATAGTGCATCAATTACTGCTTTTGCTCCAAGATAACTTCCTCCAATACCAATTACTACAACAAAACGACATTTTCGGCGTAGCGAGTTTGCTGTTGTCTCAATATCGGTTAAAAACTTGTGGTCAATCTCTGCTGGTAGGTTTAACCATCCTAAGAAATCGTTTCCTGCTCCATTACCTGCATAGAGTGTCTCTATTGCTTTCTCTACCTCCGGGGCTATCTTTTGAAGTTGCTCTTGAGCCGATGCTCCAAGTGCCTTCTCTAACTCTAATTTTATAGTATTCATCACTTTTATTTTTTAATTATGTGCCAAAATTAATTATTTTGATTTAACAATCAAAGATATTGTTTGAATTTTCTTATATTTTTTTCTAATATTGCAAAATTGTTTCGGTTTCAAAACTTACCAGAAACAACATCTGAGTTTTTTTCAATATCTTCGTACAAAATTTTTTATTATTACAGATAAATGAATGGTATTTTAATATTGTTTATCATTATAGGCTACTTTACTTTGCTTACTATTATTGCCCGACTATCGGCAAAGAAGGGCGGTAACGATGCTTTTTTCAGAGGCAATGGTAACTCACCATGGTGGTTGGTAGCTATTGGTATGATTGGCACATCAATTTCGGGGGTTACATTTGTTTCTGTTCCCGGGATGCCAAAGAGTATTGATATGAACTATATGCAGATGGTGTTTGGTTTTGCCGTTGGTTATATCATTATCGCCAAAGTTCTTTTACCCCTATATTATAAGTTAAATCTGATTTCGATTTATAAATACCTTGATGAACGTTTTGGATCAAAGAGTTACAAAACTGGTGCAATATTTTTTATTATATCAAAAATAACCGGTGCGGCGGCTCGTCTGTTTTTAGTGGTTCTAATTCTGCAAAGTCTGGTATTTAATGAGTTAGGCGTTCCGTTTGAGATTACTACAATATCAATTATCTTCCTTATCTGGCTATACTCAAACAAAGGAGGTATAAGGTCAATTGTCAGAACTGATGCTTTACAAACCGTTATTTTACTTACTGCGGCAGGGCTGATTATCTATGCCATTATGTCAAAGATGGGTATTGGCTTTAGCGAGACTGTATCTATTATTACAAACAGCCAACACTCAAATATATTTGTTTTTGATGACTGGGGTTCAAAGCAGAACTTCTTCAAGCAATTCCTTAGTGGCATTTTCATAACTATTGTTATGACAGGGCTCGACCAGGATATGATGCAAAAGAACCTTACTATCAAAAGTTTAAAAGAGGCACAACGCAATATGTATATTTATGGAGTGGCATTTATCCCTGTTAATTTGATATTCTTGTGTATTGGCATTTTGCTTTTAGCATTTGCATCTTATAATGGGATTGTCATACCTGAGAAGGGCGATGAACTTCTTCCGCTTTTGGCTACCAACCATTTGGGAGGTGCTGTAATGGTACTCTTCTGTATTGGTATTGTTGCGGCAGCCTTTTCGAGTGCCGACTCGGCTTTGACTTCGCTCACCACTTCGTTCTGCTTGGATATTTTGCGTACCGACAAGATGGATAGCAACAGAGCAGAGAGGGTAAGGAAAATCTCTCATATTGGTATGGCCGTGTTGTTTGCCATTATTATTATGGCAATCAGATATATGAACAGCGACAGTGTTATTGATGCCATCTACACTATTGCAGGTTACACGTATGGTCCACTATTGGGATTGTTTGCATACGGTTTGATTAGCAAAGGCAGACCTAACGACAAACATATCCCCTATTTTGCCATTGCATCACCCATAATCTGCTTTGCGTTGAGTTACACCTTACAACACACCATAGGTTACAAAACTGGCTACGAACTTTTGATGATTAACGCGGCTATAACCTATATACTTTTATGGGTGTCGGCGAAAAAAGTTGTTAGTTAACGAACGTATGTTCGTTAACTAACAACTTATTTAACTACAAACCTTTTCCGTGGCAGTTTTTGTATTTCTTACCACTTCCGCATGGGCATGGCTCATTACGTCCAACTTTAGGCTCAGCCTTTATTGGTGTATGTCCTGCTGAACTTGATGCTCCACCTCCCGATGCAGTTGCTCTCTCTTGTTGTTCAGAGAGTGAATCTTTTTGTGTGCGGTAACGGCTGTAATCTTGGCGACGCTCAGGTGCTGCCTCACGTACCTCTTCGCCTTCACGCATAGGAATTCTTCCTCTTAACAAAATTGAAACACTCTTACGGTTTGTTGTCTCTAACATATCGCGGAACAATCCGAACGACTCTATCTTGTATATCAACAAGGGATCTTTCTGCTCGTAACTTGCTGCTTGTACCGATTGACGTAATTGGTCCAAATCACGAAGATGCTCTTTCCAAGATTCATCAATTATGTATAGCAATATTGATTTCTGGAATTGCTTGCATATTGATGCTCCTTCGGTTTCGTATGCCTCTTTTAAGTTACATTTTATGTTATATACACGTTTTCCATCAGTTACAGGTATCATTATATCCTCGTAACGATTTCCCTCATTTTCGTAAATTCTTTTTATTACAGGATATGCAACCGATGCCAACTGTGCTTGTTTTCTGTTGAAGGCATCTATTACGGTTTCGTATAGTTTATCATTGAGGATTTGTTTTTTCTCTTTACTGAATGTTGCTTCATCAAATGGCAACTCAACAGCAAATGTTTTAAGGGCATCCTCTTGCAATGATTGATAGTCAGAGTCTGAAGAGTAAATATCTATCATAGAACTTACCGAGTCTGCTATCATATTCATTATGTCAATTCCAATTCTCTCTCCCATTAATGCATGGCGACGTTTTGAGTATATCAACTCACGTTGCGAGTTCATTACATCGTCATACTCCAATAGACGTTTACGGATTCCGAAGTTGTTCTCCTCAACTTTGCGTTGTGCTTTTTCAATTGAGTTTGATACCATTCTGTGTTGTATCATCTCGCCCTCTTTAAATCCGAAACTATCCAATATCTTCACCATTCTGTCTGATGCAAACAGACGCATCAGGTTGTCCTCAAATGATACAAAGAATACTGATGAACCTGGATCTCCCTGACGTCCTGAACGTCCGCGTAACTGACGGTCAACACGACGCGACTCGTGACGCTCTGTACCGATGATTGCTAATCCTCCTGCCTCTTTTACTGCATCAGATAGTTTAATATCGGTACCACGTCCTGCCATATTGGTTGCTATGGTTACTGTTCCGCGTTGTCCTGCTTGTGCTACAATATCAGCCTCTTTTTGGTGTAATTTGGCATTCAATACGTTGTGTTCAATGCGACGCATCTTAAGCATTTTGCTCAACAACTCTGATATTTCAACCGAAGTTGTTCCCACCAATACGGGACGCCCTGCTGTTACCAACTCCTCAATCTCCTCAATTACGGCATTGTATTTTTCGCGTTTTGTTCTGTAAACGCGATCCTCCATATCGTTGCGTAATATTGGACGGTTAGTGGGGATAGTGATTACATCTAATTTATAGATATCCCAAAACTCTCCTGCTTCGGTCTCGGCAGTACCTGTCATACCTGCCAGTTTGTGATACATACGGAAGTAGTTTTGGAGTGTAATGGTTGCAAATGTTTGGGTTGCCGCCTCAACGGTTACTCGCTCTTTTGCCTCAATTGCCTGGTGAAGTCCGTCTGAATAGCGACGCCCCTCCATAATACGACCTGTCTGCTCATCAACTATTTTTACTTTGTTGTCAATTACCACATACTCTTCATCTTTATTGAAGAGTGCGTATGCTTTTAATAGTTGATGTATTGTGTGGGTACGCTCTTGCTTGATTGCATAGTCTTGTAATATGGCATCTTTCTTCTCTTGTTTCTCTTCTGCCGATATATTCTCACTATCTAATTCAGAGATTTGCAAGCCTACATCGGGCAAGACAAAGAAGTTGGGATCATCCATATTCCTTGAGATTATATCCAATCCTTTATCGGTTAAATCAACACTATGGTTCTTCTCATCTATTACAAAGAACAAGGGATCAGTTACCACATGCATTTGTCGGTTATTCTCCTGCATATAAAATGCTTCGGTCTCCAACATTAGGGCTTTTATTCCCGGCTCACTCAAATACTTGATTAATGGTGTATTTTTGGGGAGTGCTTTGTAACAACGGAATAGTAATAGTCCACCTTCACGACGCACCTCTTTATCCTCTGACGCAATTTTTTTACGTGCATCGGCTAATAGTTGGTTTGCCAATGTGCGTTGCGCACGATACAACTCCTCCACTTTAGGACAGAACTGTTCAAACAGTTGGTCTTCGCCTTTTGGTACTGGTCCTGAGATAATCAATGGAGTACGAGCATCGTCAATCAATACCGAGTCAACCTCATCGACAATTGCATAGTTGTGAGCACGTTGCACCAAGTCTTGTGGCGAGATTGCCATATTGTCACGCAAGTAGTCGAAACCAAACTCGTTGTTTGTTCCAAAGGTAATGTCGGCATTGTATGCTTTACGACGAGCATCAGAGTTGGGTTTGTGTTTATCGATACAATCAACTGACAGTCCGTGGAACATATAAAGTGGTCCCATCCACTCCGAGTCACGTTTTGCCAAGTAGTCGTTCACTGTTACTACGTGAACTCCATTGCGGGTTAAAGCATTCAGGAATACAGGTAGGGTTGCCACCAATGTTTTTCCCTCTCCTGTTGCCATCTCTGCAATTTTTCCTTTGTGTAACACTACTCCACCAAAGAGTTGTACATCGTAGTGTACCATATCCCACTTAACTTCGTTTCCTCCTGCTATCCAGTGGTTGGTGTAGATTGCTTTGTCACCTTCGATGCGTATAAAGTCACGTCCTTCGGCAGCTAACGTACGGTCAAATTCGGTTGCTGTTACCTCTATCTCCTCACTCTCAGCGAAACGTCTTGCGGTATCTTTTACTACGGCATACACTACGGGCATCACTTCGTTAAGTTTTGCCTCGTATTTATCAAGAACAGTCTTCTCTAATTTATCAATTTCGGTCCAATAACTCTCTCTCTTTTCGTATGGGAGTGTTTCAACCTCTGCTTTTAGTTGAGCTATTCGCTCCTTTTCTGAGGCAACTGCATCTTGTATCTCTTGTTTTACCTCATCAATTTTTGCTCTCAACTCATCGTTTGTGAGAGGTTTTATTGTTTCGTATGCTGTTTTTATACTCTCTACGTATGGTTGTATCTCACGCATATCGCGTTGAGATTTGTTTCCAAATAGTTTTTTTAATATATCGACAAATGCCATTTTTATTGTTATTTTATATGTTGTTTATTTTGTTTCTGTTTTACTATTCAATATTAGGGGGTACGACTTTGAAGCACTCGGGGCACGTATTCGTATTGCTCTACATACGGTCGGGGCTACTGCTGTTGCATCAACTGGTGTAGATACTCTTTTAGGTGTTACGTTTTTACCTATGAATATCAACGGTGTTGGTACTGCATTATATTGTATATATTCGTTTTTCTTCTCCTCCTCTTCGTAGTTTATCTCCCAGCCCGGTTTTATCTCTAATACTATATCGCCTGAGTGTTGACGGCTATATCTTCGGCGTTGGGGAGCAACCGCTACTATATCGCCATGTAAGATTTGATATGAGGTTAGAGCATCTTGTACTCCCTCCATTTGCGACAGAAACTCGGCACTATTTACTACAAACTCTTCAAGGTTAAGCTCTTTCTTTTTTATCAGTTCACGATTTAGATATATCTCTTTATCGTGGTAGCCTATTACCCACTCCTCGTGACCATACATAGCCATCAGGTAGTAGTTTAGTAATGCGGTTGCTTTGCGTGGGTAGAATTGCCCTGTGGGTACTCCGTATAGTCCGTATGGACGTGCCTCAAAGTTGCTATACCCTGTTGATACAATAAAAATAAAAGCATTATCCAAACCTACTGTACTATCAATAGTTTGAAGTAGTGTCTCTATCTCCTTATCCAAGCGTAGATAGGTATCTTGTATCTCTACACCGTAATCACGAACATTCTGCTCTTTGTAGTTTCCTGCATAGTATCCCACGTTGAGCATATCGGGAACTGTGCCTTTACCTAAGCGTCCTTTCTCCAATATTGAACAGGCAACGGTTGTTACTTCACTGTTTACTAATGCCGATAGTTTTAGATTTTTATATTTATCATCGCCATCAAAAAAGTATTTAAAGGCAAACTCGGGTTGATTGTATGGTAGTCCATCGTACTTCCAAAGGGGTAGCATTGGCGACCAAACAGTTTTATCTATACGGGTATCGAGTCCGTTTTTTATGTTATGCTCAGTTACAAAGATTGGCACCTCTTTGTAGTATGTTGAAGTTGCCCACTTTCCGTTCTCTTCGTTTAACCAAAAGGCAGAGTTGGCTGCGTGTCCTGCCGAGATTATTGCCACCTCTGAGGTTGGTGCTACGGAGTATATTTTTGACTCTCCCGATGTTGCCGATTTTAGTTCATCGGTTATGGTTGATACCGATATTATTCGGGGAGAGAGTGCCTCACTTGTGAAATTTCCTAATTGGTTCTTGTCACTCAATATTGGATATATCTCCTTTTTCTCTTGATTGAATCGAGTGTTTGAAGTTATTGAGTGAGTAGATGGATGAGTCCCTGTGTATATTGTTGCCACTGATGAGGCTCTGGTTATATCGCCATATCCATAATTGAGATTTTCATACACTACACCCTCTGTCATTAAGCGGTTAAATCCGCCTGTTCCAAACAGATGTTGCATCATATCAATGTAATCGGTGCGAAGCTGGTCTATTGTTATGCCCACTACCAGTTTGGGCATATCAACTCCTCGCTCCTGCGATTGTGCAGTGACCGATAGCATTAATATTATTAGCGGTGTTAAAAACCTGTTCATCTGTTCTTTTATGTCTGTTACTTACGTTTTTGCTCTACGGCGATATATGTTACTGACCTTATTAGTAATGTAGTTACAAGCAATATTGTAGCCAATCCCACCTCTTGCTTTGCAAATGCTACTACTATAAGATAGAGCAATAAAAGTGCAAAGTTAATAAAATGATAGCAATTTAGAAACTTTTGATATTTTCTTATCCAGATGAACGGTATCACTACTAACCATATAGGGTGTAACCACATTGCGTTTATGTTTGCCGACACTGCTGGATGCTCTGAGAAGAGCAACAAGAAATATACCAATATCCCAAGTATTCCGAATATTGCAAAGAGTATAGTATCGGTTATTCTACTATGTATCTTGTTCTTGTAATCAATAAACGAGATTATTAGAACTGCTATTAGCACTCCAAAAGCAAAAATATTGGGAGTAAGAATATCTAATATTGAAGTTTTAACCTCTGATTCTCGTGCCGCCAATACCTCTTTGGGTGTTGTTGCTATTTGTTCTACCACTCCTCCCCTATCTATTTTTGCCGTAGCAAATATCTGTTCTGTTATATGTGGTAAGAATGGCTTATCGGGTATTAATATCTGCTCATCTACCTCTCCGTCAAGAATAAGGTCTAATCCAAATGTAAGCCACTCGTCTTGTGATGTACATTCGTGAATCAGATTACGGTATGTTGGCAACTCTACGTTGGTGGTATCAACTATTAGTGTTCCTGTCAAGTTGCGTTTTATTATCTCTAATGGTCGGGTTGCACAGTTGTCATATAGGAACGAATACCTATATGTTTGATTTTCGGGCAACATATTTACCATTAGGGCTTCATAAAGATTGTGAGCCTCCTCTTGTGTTAATAGTAGTGGTAATTCTCTAACACTGCTACCTCTTATGGCATACATTGTCAAGAAATCGTGATAGTGCATAAGTCCTATCATATAATCGGTTTCGCCCTTTACAAAACGATACTCAAAGTGTGGCTCTTCAAATGAGAATAGTCCATAGTGATATACCCCATCAAATTTTTTTGATGGGATGTGTATTCTTATTCCTGTATGACCAAACTTTTCGTATATCTGTTTTCCTTGCGATGCTGTTAATAGCGAAACAGATATTGAGTCGGTATCTGTTAGTCCTGTTTTAAATAGTGATGCTTTTGATACGGTTACATTCATAAAAAACATAACCGCAACAAAAGCATATATAATTTTTTGCATCTTCATCTCCTATTTTGATGATGGGCGCAGGGTTGTTTTTCTATTATCAACGCCCGACGCTCTTTGATATGGTTTTAATTCAAAATCTACCATTACGGCTATTATGTGTTCCATAACATCCGATGCATAATTCTCGTAATATACCCAATCTTTATTTGCACTAAAGAAGTATAGTTCAAAGGGTAATCCTTCTGATGAGGGTTCTAAGTATCGAACCATCTTTGTTGCACTCTTTGCTGTATCTGAATTGCTTTTTATATAGTTCTCAACATATACCCTGAATAGTTTTATATTTGTTATATCTCCTCGTTCTATATCTTTTTCGGTGCGATTTTCAACATACTCTTTTACTGCGGGGTATTTTTCTGATAGTTTTGCAATCAACTCCTCTCTCGCAAATTCAATGCAATACATATCTATTTCAATGGCTCGTTTTATCCTTCGCCCAGCAGACTCGCTCATCCCTCTCCAGTTCTGGAAAGAGTCATTTATCAGTGCTATTGGCGGAATGGTAGTGATTGTATTATCAAAGTTACGAACTTTTACAGTATTGAGTGTTACCTCTAATACATCTCCATCAACATTCTTCCCAGGTACTGTTATCCAATCTCCGGGGCGTAACATATCGTTATACGAGAGTTGTAACCCTGCTATAAGTCCAACAAATGAATCTTTAAATATCAAGGTCAGGATTGCCGCCGATGCTCCCAATCCTGCTATTAGTGCACCTACCGGTTTATCTATCATTACCGCTATCATTACCAATATTCCAATGAATATCATAAGCATCTGTATTACTTGGAATACCCCTTTTAGTGAGCGGTCTTTAAATTTTTCGCTTTGCAAAACTACATCGTAGGCAAATGTTATAACACCTGACAATGTTCGCATTACCTCTGCTACTATATAGAGTATGCTCAATTTAGCAAAGAACATATAGGCAAACATATCTTGAGGTAATACCGATGGCAACATTAAATATACTATTACCGCTGGTACTATCTTAGATACTCTATTTGGCAACTTACGTTCAAAGAGTTTATCGTCCCAAGATGCTTTAGATCTCTTCGCTAATTTGCGAAGTGGGTTTGTTATAATCCAACGAGATAGATAGTATGACAATATAGAGAGTAATACTACTATTATACCCAATACTATTCGTGCCACTATTTCAACATTATCAGTAGATATGTTGGTCTCTGATAATAGAGTTTTTAAATATTCTAATATATTTATTCCCATATTCTATTTTGAGATAACTATTTTTTGATTTCAGATAGTTTAAACATCTGCTCCATCATTTGCCACTTCTCGGTTGACGATGCCCCTTCGGGTGCTTTTTGGAATGCTCCAACAAATGCCTCCCACTCATCTTGACCCGGCATCTGTGCTAACTTACCAAATGCCTCATCCCAATCAAAATCAATTGGTGTCTCAACAATCATAAAGAGGCGTGTTCCCAATATGTATATCTCCATATCATATATACCTATTGAACGTAAACCTTCAGGGACTATATCCCATATATGCTCCGATTGATGATATTTACGATACTCTGCTATCTTCTCAGCATCGGCAACTAAATCCAATGTTTGACAATATCTTTTTGTCTGTTTATGCTCGTTTATCTCAACGTATCCTTGCTTGTTCATATTATTATATTTTTGTTAGTTCTACAAAATTACCATTTTATTTTAAGATATGGGCATACTATACACATAATACGCCATATAGAGTATTAATATTCCCACTATTCCATAAAAAACTCTTGCACCTTTTCTACCAAAGAGCTTTACAAACATCTTACCATTCTCGCTTGTAAAGAACCAGTTAAAATTAAATATGGATGCCGAAATTGATAATAACCCTAATATCAAAAATATTATTGCCGCTACTATATTCAGCATATTCTCTATATTGGTTTACACTCCACCACTCGTGCCGAGTTCTCTACCTCTTTGATTGTTACCATTACAGTTTCAGGGGGCAACAACTCCTCAACCTTTTCGCTCCACTCTAAGAAGCATAATGCTCCGCTATAAAAGTAATCTTCGTAGCCTAAGTCGTAAACCTCCTCCAATTTGTTTATGCGATAGAAATCAAAGTGATACACCAACTCTCCTGTTGTATCGGAACGATACTCGTTTACTATGGCAAAGGTTGGACTGTTTACTCCTTCGCTTATACCTAACTCTTCGCAAATGGCTTTGATGAATGTTGTTTTTCCTGCACCCATATTTCCATAGAATGCAAATACTGTTGCATCGCCCATATTACGAATAAACTCTCGTGCTACTTCGTTTATCTTGTCTAACGATGGTATCTCTAATGTTATATTCATTCTCTTATTATTTTTTTGTCAAGGTTACTAATGGTATTATCATCTCCTCCATTGATATTCCTCCATGCTGAAATGTATCTTTGTAATATCCTACATAGTAGTTGTAGTTGTTAGGATATGCAAAGAAATCGTTATCAGAGGCAAATATATATGTTGAGGAGAGATTTAAGGTTGGCAATCCAAACTTCTCGGGCGATTTTATTTCATACACCTCCTTAGGATTGTAACCTAACATTTTTCCCACTTTATAACGCAGGTTGGTATTTGTATTTTTATCTCCTACCACCTTAATGGGGTTATCAACATATATTGTTCCATGATCGGTTGTCAATACAATTTTATACCCCATATCTGCCATCTTCTTCAGCAAATCCAATGTAGGCGAGTGTTTAAACCACGACTCTGTTAATGAACGGTATGCCGCACCGGTTGATGCCAACTCGCGTATCATCTTAGACTCAGTTCGGGCGTGAGACAACATATCAATAAAGTTTATGACACACACATTCAACTGATTGTTTTGAAGGTTGGTTATCTTTTGCAACACCTTCTCTGCGTATACCGAATCGTTTATCTTTGTATATGAGAAACTATATCTCTTTCGATAACGATCTATTTGTGTCTGTATGAGTGGCGATTCATTTAAATTCTTTCCCTCTTCCTCATCCTCATCTACCCATAAATCGGGGAACATTTTTGCTATCTTATCGGGCATAAGTCCCGAAAATATTGCATTACGAGCATATTGTGTTGCCGTTGGCAGGATACTGTAATAGACATCCTCTTCGGCATAGAAATAGTCATTCAACAGAGGTTTTATAGTTCTCCATTGATCAAGGCGGAAGTTATCTATCAATACAAAGAATATCTTTTCGCCTTCATCTAATAGCGGGAAGAGTTTTGTTTTGAAGATTTCGTTACTCATTAAAGGATGTGCCTCTGTTGTCACCCACTTTTCATAGTTCTTTTTTACAAATTTGGCAAAGGCTGCATTTGCCTCTCTCTTTTGCATCTCGAGCATTGGCAACAACTCACTTGATGACTGTTGCAACTCCAGTTCCCAATATACTAAACGTTTATACACTTCTGCCCAATCCTCATAATCTCTTGCATCTCCTATCTGCATTGACAGGCGAGTAAACTCCTGCTGATAGGCGTGAGTTGCCTTCTCCTGTATTATCTCCCTGCGATTGAGATTCTTTTTTATTGTCAGCAGTATTTGATTTGGATTTACGGGTTTTATCAGATAGTCAGATATTTTTCTGCCTATCGCCTGTTCCATGATATTCTCCTCCTCGCTCTTGGTTATCATTACAACAGGAATATCGGGACGTTGCTCCTTAATTATACTCAACGTC comes from Bacteroidales bacterium and encodes:
- a CDS encoding bifunctional response regulator/alkaline phosphatase family protein; protein product: MRKETILWADDEIDILKPHIYFLEQKGYEVTTVTNGQDAIEMSDNKEFDLIILDENMPGLNGIETLSIIKEQRPDIPVVMITKSEEENIMEQAIGRKISDYLIKPVNPNQILLTIKKNLNRREIIQEKATHAYQQEFTRLSMQIGDARDYEDWAEVYKRLVYWELELQQSSSELLPMLEMQKREANAAFAKFVKKNYEKWVTTEAHPLMSNEIFKTKLFPLLDEGEKIFFVLIDNFRLDQWRTIKPLLNDYFYAEEDVYYSILPTATQYARNAIFSGLMPDKIAKMFPDLWVDEDEEEGKNLNESPLIQTQIDRYRKRYSFSYTKINDSVYAEKVLQKITNLQNNQLNVCVINFIDMLSHARTESKMIRELASTGAAYRSLTESWFKHSPTLDLLKKMADMGYKIVLTTDHGTIYVDNPIKVVGDKNTNTNLRYKVGKMLGYNPKEVYEIKSPEKFGLPTLNLSSTYIFASDNDFFAYPNNYNYYVGYYKDTFQHGGISMEEMIIPLVTLTKK